TGGACCAATCCTGTTTGGACCATATGTTGAAGTTCATTTTCATCTTTTGGGGCCATAATTACCATATTGGGCACATGCCGAAGAAACGCCAAATCAAAAGCCCCATGATGGGTTGTCCCGTCTTCAGCCACCAATCCTCCCCGATCAATACAAAAGGTCACCGGCAGATTTTGGGTTGCCACATCATGCACAACCTGATCATAGGCCCGCTGCAGAAAGGTCGAGTACATACAGATAACCGGCCGCATATTATCAGCGGCGAGACCAGCGGCATATGTCACTGCATGCTGCTCGGCAATCCCGACATCAATCAAACGGGAGGGAAACTCCTTTTCAAACTCCGACATTCCCGTTCCCTCGCACATCGCAGCCGTAATGACTAACACCCGGTTATCTTTTTTAGCCTGACGGATCAGTGTTTTAGCGGCGATGGAACTATACGAGGGGTGACCGGGCTTTTTCATCGGTTGCCCAGTCTTCGAATCAAACGGTGAACAGGCATGGAACCAAACTGGATTCTTCATTGCCGGCTGGAAGCCCAATCCTTTTTTGGTAATCACATGCAGGAGAGTTGGCCCTTTTAATTTCAAAACATTCTCCAACGTTGGGAGTAAATGTTCAAAATTGTGTCCATCAATTGGACCGACATATCGAAATCCTAATTCTTCAAATAGCAGCCCAGGGAGTAATAAGCCTTTCGCCAGCTCTTCAGCCCGAATCGCCATTCGCTTTACAGGTTCTCCAATTTGAGGAATGGTTTCCAGGAGTTGAGAGGTTTCCTCACGAAGTCTTGTGTAGAACTCCCCGGTAAAGGTCCGATTAAGATAGGCGGAAATAGCTCCGACGTTTCGGGAAATCGACATTTGATTATCGTTGAGGATCACCACACAGTCCCGGCCCATATCTCCGGCATGCTGCAATCCTTCCAGTGTCATTCCAGCCGTGAGAGCCCCGTCCCCTACCACGCAAACTACCTTGTTGGACTTGCCTAATTGCTCACGTGCCTCCACAAAGCCCACGGCAGCAGACACTCCGGTTCCGGCATGCCCGGCATTAAATGTGTCATAGATGCTTTCTTCTCGTTTACAAAATCCGCTTATGCCCCCAAACTGGCGCACCGTATGAAATTGTTCACGACGACCCGTTAAGAGTTTGTGTGTGTAAGCCTGATTACTGGTATCCCACACAATTTTATCGTCCGGCGTGTTCAATAAATACTGCAAAGCCACCGTCAACTCCACCACACCTAGATTGGAGGCCAAATGCCCACCCACATGGGAGATCACTTCTATAATGAGTTCCCGAATTTCCTGACAAAGTTCAGGGAATTGGTCCCGAGAAAGCTTCTTTAAATCTGCTGGACTTTCAATCCTCTTTAGCAAGGACATCGCGCATCCTTTCTTGTAGAACCTAACGTGTTGTAGGGGAAAAACTAAAAATGTCCAAGATCCGACATGATTACCGGAAATCTTCCCATAGCTGCTATTGCCTGTCAAGCATTTGATCTAACTTCAGGGATGAGCGTCAGAGCGGTCAACATCCACCTGGCTGAGGGTCCGCTGGAGCAAGAACTGCGCTTCCGGCCGATGAATCCGTTCCCATATCCATCGCTTTTGAAGAGGGGGGGAATTTACAACCCGCGTTAGCTCCCTCACTGCCTCCAAATTTTGTCCGCGTTTCAGGTACCATTTCGCAAGATCCAACC
The Nitrospiraceae bacterium DNA segment above includes these coding regions:
- a CDS encoding 1-deoxy-D-xylulose-5-phosphate synthase, yielding MSLLKRIESPADLKKLSRDQFPELCQEIRELIIEVISHVGGHLASNLGVVELTVALQYLLNTPDDKIVWDTSNQAYTHKLLTGRREQFHTVRQFGGISGFCKREESIYDTFNAGHAGTGVSAAVGFVEAREQLGKSNKVVCVVGDGALTAGMTLEGLQHAGDMGRDCVVILNDNQMSISRNVGAISAYLNRTFTGEFYTRLREETSQLLETIPQIGEPVKRMAIRAEELAKGLLLPGLLFEELGFRYVGPIDGHNFEHLLPTLENVLKLKGPTLLHVITKKGLGFQPAMKNPVWFHACSPFDSKTGQPMKKPGHPSYSSIAAKTLIRQAKKDNRVLVITAAMCEGTGMSEFEKEFPSRLIDVGIAEQHAVTYAAGLAADNMRPVICMYSTFLQRAYDQVVHDVATQNLPVTFCIDRGGLVAEDGTTHHGAFDLAFLRHVPNMVIMAPKDENELQHMVQTGLVHDGPVAVRYPRGSSLGVPLDSEPIPLSIGQGELLSDGRDVAIIAIGVMVSEAVKAAERLQEEGVSVAVINARFVKPLDKNLIREIVKKVKCVITVEEGCRMGGFGSAVLEFLSEEECWNMPTKVLGLPDWYIEQGPQDLLREKYGLTADGIYDQAKALHDRVSLQAVIR